The genomic interval CAGGTTGCAAAAAGCAAATGCCCAAATGAACTCAGGCGTATTCGGACCGTTGATAATGAGACTGGAAGCGCAATTATTTTACTTACGAACATGATAAGCTGCAGCGCGGAAAAGGTTGCTGAAATATACCGAAAGCGTTGGCACATAGAACTCTTTTTCAAAACTATTAAGCAAAACCTGAAAATAAAACGTTTTTATGGAACCTCTGAGAATGCGGTAAAAACGCAGATTTGGATTGCTATGATCGTTTACCTTTTGTATATAATGCTCAAAAAATCGACAGGCAGTATAACGAAATGCTTCACACATTTTATTTCGGAAATCTCTGTTTCATTATTCCAACGTATTGATTTGAACCTTTGGTTTGCCGGGTCGTCGCCGCCAGTTTCTGTTCACGCTCCAGATGTCAGTTGTATGCAATTTGAGCTTTGTCTATGAAATTATCTTGGACAGCAGTGAAAACATTAACAAAATTTGACCTTGCTAGCCCAATAATGTATCTTTACTACACAAGGAGAACAACAATGTTGTCGGAAAAACTGAAAAAAGCGTTAAACGAGCAAATTAACAAGGAATTCTATTCATCGTATCTGTATCTTTCCATGGCGTCTCATTTCGACGCTAATGCACTTCCAGGATTTGCGAGCTGGATGAAGATGCAAGCGCGCGAAGAATGGGAACACGGAATGAAGTTCTATGAGTATCTGTACGAAGCAGGTTCTGAAGTACAGCTGGAAGCGATAGCGAAACCGCCCGTAAAATTCGGAACGCCGAAGCAGATATTCGAAGAAACATACAAACATGAACAGGGAGTGACGGCTTCGATAAACGCTCTCTTTGAATTGGCGAAGGCGGAAAAAGACCCCAAAACAGAAGTAATGCTCCACTGGTTCATCAACGAACAGGTTGAAGAAGAAAAGAACGACAGAGATATTCTGGACATGCTTGATAAAGTTGGCGACAGCCATTTCGGACTGCTGCAGCTCGACCAGCAGGTCATGGCCCGGCGCGCCGCAGACTGAAATAGTTAGTCCCTCTGATGAATGAATCATCGGAGGGACGTATTTTGCAAGTAATTATATACAAAAAAAGGTACTTACCGCGATGCAGTAAGTACCTTTCTAATCTTAGCGGCAATAGGGCTTGAACCTATGACCTAACGGATATGAGCCGTTTGCTCTACCGACTGAGCTATACCGCCGTGATGTAGCGACACAGTATCAAATCGTAAAAAAAAAGTCAAGCAGACTCATATAAGCATATTTTCGCGCGCCGCCCTCCATAACCGGGAATTGAACGTTGGCGTCTGCATAAATTCTTCCCTCATGCCGTTGTCCGATATATAATTCGCGCGCTTCTGCATATACTTGAACGCCATGCTCAGCCATACGGACATATCCGCCGCAGGAACCGTGCCCGCTCTGAGGCCGTAGTCCCAGGCGAAATAAAAATATACGGCCGCCCAGGGATCCTTGGCGTCCAGCGCTTCGCGGGAAAGCACGGCGAGTTTGGAAATATCCGGGGAAGAATTAAAACGGACATCCCATACTGCCTGATAGAAAGAATACATTCTTTCCAGAACGGAAGGTTCACCGGAAGCGCAATAACATCGGTCTTCGGCAAGCGCGAATCCGCTCGACCAGTCGAAGGTTGCTGGAGTAAACAGTCGCCGCTTCGAATCGACGGCTTCCTGAAAGAGCGGATGCTTGGCCGGAGAAAACCCGGCCAGAGGGCGGCCGGACAATAAAGCGGACTCGGCAAGAAACACAGCGGCTTCGGGAATCGCGCCAAGATGAGAAGATAATATGCTTTCCGCCGAGGCGAAGCGATTTTGATGCATGATGGAACGCGCATACCAGACGCGGCAGAGCGGATCGGCCCCGGGGATTCCATGCGCATCGGCAAGCGCTGAGGCTGTCTGGAAAAGCAGTTCGGCCTGCCTGTAGGCTCCCAGTTCGAATTGAACGCGGCCCTTCATGAACACATGCAGAATTTCTCTATCCTTGGCGTAATACTCCCCGACAGGCTTATCAAGAGAATCGAGCACGCATAATGAAAAATGATAATTCCCCATCACGAAATAGACCATCGCCATGTCGAATCTGGTCGCGATAACGGCCGAAGGATCATGCATCTTTTCGGCGTTTTCAAGCGCATACTCCAGATACACGATGGAATCGTCGGCTTTCTTTTGCACCAATGACAGAAAGGCTATCAGGGAAAGAGAGCGATATTCGCCGGAGAGCGCGCCCGCTTTTTGAAATCTGTGAAGGGAGCGGCGGACGAGCGCGGCGGACTCGTCGATTTTCCTGTCCTGATACGCCGCTAACGCTTTTAGGAATTCCGTAAGAGATTCCCGCACTTCCGGCGAAGAAAACGAACACGAGTCGTCTGAACAAGACTCTAATGTTTCCGTACCGCGTAAAAGACAATTTAGTTTAAAATCGTCGGGAATCGAAAACGAAAGAGTTTCCAAAACCTTGGACAACGATGAAACGGGCTGAAGCTCGCCCTTCTCGTATTTTTTCCACAAATATCCGGCAAACGTCTTGTCGAGTTTAAATACCCGTTCGCCTAAGCGCTTTCGAAGACTCTCGATTAAAAGCCGGTTGAAGGTCCGGAATTCACGAGAATCGGAGAGCATCCCTTCGGAATAAAGCAAGGTGCCGAGTGGAATCAAAAAAGGGGAATCCTTTCCCAAGTACTTAAAAAACGCAGGCAGTTCGTCAGTAAAAAGACAAGATAAGGCGCGGTACATAAGCCATGCCAGTTCAGCCAGGTCTTCAGGCATATTCGCGGCGTTACCGGGAAGATATACGCCCTTAGCACCGGATTCCACAGCGCAAAACCCGGATATCGAATCGAAGAACGCATGCAGGGCGGCTGTGCTTTCCGGCTTCCCGTATAAAACAAAAACCGGCGGAGCTCCGCAGGCTGCCGTTATCATTTGAATACGGTAAGTAAACCATTCATGGCAGGCTGAAATCAGATAATCGGGCATGGAATCTTCATATCGTCTTGAGCAAAAAGCGTTCATCGCCGCCTGCGCATCGAAAAACTTCACAGAATCTTCCGGAGAAAGCAATGACGAGTCGGCATCCGGAAACGTAGCGCTCACGTCTCTCAACGCGAACAGCGGATGAAGATTTTCTTGCGCGAACAGGGAAAAACGGGAAGCAGCGCCGGCCGATTCATCTTTATTCGGTTCAACATATTCCGTTAACCGCAAGCCGGCAAAAAATGAAAACTGCGAATCCTGGTGGGAAACGACGGATATATACGGATTCAATACTGCAAGCGCGTGCGGCGATATTAAAATTCCCAGATCGGGAAAGAGGGTGTTTTCGTATTTTGCAAGATGCTCGTTCAAAGAATCCGGCGTGCAGTCGTCGGAACATATATCAACAATTACCAGGCACTCTCTGACTCGCTCGCGATGCTCTTCCAACAGGCTTCGGATATCCGATAAAAATCGGGATGCGGAAAAAGCATATCCCACGGAGCGGTCTTCGAAAAACCAGGCGGATCCGCCCGAAAGCCGGATGAGACGTCCGCCGTTGCCCGAGGCATATGCTCCCGCGTCGCGGAAGAAGGCAGCGGGTACATCCGGACAGATCAAATTCAGCTGGCGTTGATAGCGCATATCTACATAGACAAAGAGCATTCGTACCTCAAATGCAAAACGCGCTCTGATTGACAGCGTTTCTACAGGTAGTTATTATAAACCGAAAGGTCGAATTTGCAAAGTCCGCCATTGTACGGTTTAAAAAGGAGCGAACACATGAACCCGGCAACACTGAAGGGAAGATCACTGGTGACTTTTAAAAACTGGACTCCTGAGGAAATTCAATATCTGCTTGAATTGTCTCATGAAGTCAAGAAAGCGTCCCGTACCGGCGACATTCATCAGCGTTTCCAGGGAAAAACGATCGCGCTCATTTTTGAAAAAAGATCGACAAGGACGCGTTGCGCCTTCGAAACGGCTTTCGGCGAGGAAGGCGGCCATCCGGTCTTTCTTTCCACCCAGGACATTCAGCTGGGAGCGAAGGAATCCGTTGAAGACACGGCGAGGGTTCTCGGCAGAATGTTTTCTGCAATCGAATTCCGCGGCTATAAACAGGAAACCGTGGAGATTCTTGCCCGGGAAGCCGGCGTGCCGGTGTATAACGGATTGACGGATCAATTCCACCCTACTCAAGCCCTTGCGGACATCATGACGCTGCAGGAGATTTTCGGAAAACTCTCTGGATTGAAGCTGTGCTTCGTCGGAGACGGAAGAAACAATGTTGCCCGTTCTCTGCTCATCGTCTGCGCTAAACTCGGAATACATTTCACGGTGGTTTCGCCGAAAGAGCTCCAGATGGATGCTCAGATTCTGGCAGAAGCCGCGCCCTGGGCGGCGTCATCGGGAGCATCCATCCAGGTAACGGAATCGCTCGAAGCGGTTGCCGGGGCTCATGCAGTGTACACGGACGTCTGGGTCTCCATGGGCGAAGAAGCCTCGCGCGATGAAAAAATCGCGATGCTCAGGCCCTACCAGGTTAACGCCGGGCTAATGAAGAAAACCGCAAACGATTCGTGCGTGTTTCTGCACTGCCTTCCTGCGGTAAAAGGCGAAGAGGTAACCTTCGATGTGATAGAAGGACAGGCAAGCAGGGTATGGGATCAAGCCGAGAATCGCAAGCACACCATCAAAGCGATAATGCTTGCAACTTTGTAAATCGTAACACTATAATTGGGTATACACGGAGGTTACTAATGAAAAAGGCCATGATTATAATGCTGGCGGTTCTATTAGCCGGGACTGCACTCATCGCATCTCCGG from Teretinema zuelzerae carries:
- the argF gene encoding ornithine carbamoyltransferase, with protein sequence MNPATLKGRSLVTFKNWTPEEIQYLLELSHEVKKASRTGDIHQRFQGKTIALIFEKRSTRTRCAFETAFGEEGGHPVFLSTQDIQLGAKESVEDTARVLGRMFSAIEFRGYKQETVEILAREAGVPVYNGLTDQFHPTQALADIMTLQEIFGKLSGLKLCFVGDGRNNVARSLLIVCAKLGIHFTVVSPKELQMDAQILAEAAPWAASSGASIQVTESLEAVAGAHAVYTDVWVSMGEEASRDEKIAMLRPYQVNAGLMKKTANDSCVFLHCLPAVKGEEVTFDVIEGQASRVWDQAENRKHTIKAIMLATL
- a CDS encoding ferritin yields the protein MLSEKLKKALNEQINKEFYSSYLYLSMASHFDANALPGFASWMKMQAREEWEHGMKFYEYLYEAGSEVQLEAIAKPPVKFGTPKQIFEETYKHEQGVTASINALFELAKAEKDPKTEVMLHWFINEQVEEEKNDRDILDMLDKVGDSHFGLLQLDQQVMARRAAD